From Streptomyces sp. NBC_01754, a single genomic window includes:
- a CDS encoding COX15/CtaA family protein has translation MVPVPKLTRAEVAQAARNPLLFVADRWSPSPRTVRRAVMSAILMAVAIVVTGGAVRLTGSGLGCPTWPKCTEESLTTTSAMGVHGVIEFGNRLLTYVLCAAVGWAIVAARSAKPWRRGLTRIGWAQFWVVMGNAVLGGIVVLVGLNPYTVAAHFLLSTALITLAVLMYHRLDEGDGAPRPLVGKAVSQLTWLLVVAAALLVAVGTVVTGAGRHAGDSSDVHRIPLDWKLISQLHADLAWIVVALSVALWFVLKAVDAPAVPRRRSGELFLVLLAQGVIGYVQYFLDTPEILVGLHMLGSCLVWIAVVRVLLAQRERPVAPAEAPARAEEQPEHTAAV, from the coding sequence ATGGTCCCCGTGCCCAAGCTGACCCGAGCCGAAGTCGCTCAAGCCGCGCGGAACCCGCTGCTCTTCGTCGCCGACCGGTGGTCTCCCTCCCCCCGGACCGTCCGCCGCGCCGTCATGTCCGCGATCCTGATGGCCGTGGCCATCGTCGTGACCGGCGGCGCGGTACGCCTGACCGGTTCCGGCCTCGGCTGCCCCACCTGGCCCAAGTGCACCGAAGAGAGCCTGACGACGACCAGTGCGATGGGTGTGCACGGTGTCATCGAGTTCGGCAACCGGCTGCTGACGTACGTCCTGTGCGCGGCGGTCGGCTGGGCGATCGTGGCGGCCCGTTCGGCCAAGCCCTGGCGGCGCGGCCTCACCCGGATCGGCTGGGCCCAGTTCTGGGTCGTCATGGGCAACGCGGTCCTCGGCGGCATCGTCGTCCTGGTGGGCCTGAACCCGTACACCGTGGCGGCGCACTTCCTGCTGTCCACGGCACTGATCACCCTGGCCGTGCTGATGTACCACCGGCTCGACGAGGGCGACGGCGCACCCAGACCCCTGGTCGGCAAGGCGGTCTCGCAGCTGACCTGGCTGCTCGTGGTGGCCGCGGCCCTGCTCGTCGCGGTCGGCACGGTCGTGACCGGCGCGGGCCGGCACGCGGGCGACTCCAGCGATGTGCACCGCATCCCGCTCGACTGGAAGCTGATCAGCCAGTTGCACGCGGACCTCGCCTGGATCGTGGTGGCCCTGTCCGTGGCCCTCTGGTTCGTGCTGAAGGCCGTGGACGCCCCGGCCGTGCCGAGGCGCCGCTCCGGCGAACTCTTCCTGGTCCTGCTGGCCCAGGGGGTCATCGGCTACGTCCAGTACTTCCTGGACACCCCGGAGATCCTGGTGGGCCTGCACATGCTGGGCTCGTGCCTGGTGTGGATCGCGGTCGTGCGGGTGCTGCTGGCCCAGCGTGAACGCCCGGTGGCCCCCGCCGAGGCGCCTGCCCGGGCCGAGGAGCAGCCGGAGCACACAGCCGCGGTCTGA
- a CDS encoding heme o synthase yields MTAVESRPAGVALTPSPGGQRPFGARIKAFVALTKPRIIELLLITTVPVMFLAAQGVPDLWLVLATTVGGYLSAGGANALNMYIDRDIDALMDRTSQRPLVTGMVSPRECLAFGIALGVISTVWFGLLVNWLSAALALGALLFYVVVYTMLLKRRTSQNIVWGGIAGCMPVLIGWSAVTNSMSWAAVILFAVIFFWTPPHYWPLSMKVKDDYARVGVPMLPVIASNRVVARQIVLYSWVMVAVSLLLTPLGYTGWFYTVVAVLTGGFWLWEAHGLQHRAKAGATGGKLKEMRLFHWSITYVSLLFVAVAVDPFLR; encoded by the coding sequence GTGACGGCCGTCGAGTCCCGACCCGCAGGGGTCGCCTTGACTCCGAGCCCAGGGGGCCAACGCCCGTTCGGGGCCCGCATCAAGGCATTCGTGGCGCTTACCAAGCCGCGCATCATCGAGCTGTTGCTGATCACCACCGTCCCGGTGATGTTCCTGGCCGCTCAGGGCGTGCCCGACCTGTGGCTCGTGCTCGCGACCACCGTCGGCGGATATCTCTCCGCGGGTGGTGCCAATGCGCTCAACATGTATATCGACCGTGACATCGACGCGCTGATGGACCGTACGTCCCAGCGGCCCCTTGTCACGGGGATGGTGTCCCCGCGTGAGTGCCTGGCGTTCGGAATCGCGCTCGGCGTGATTTCCACGGTCTGGTTCGGACTGCTCGTCAACTGGCTCTCCGCCGCTCTCGCGCTCGGCGCACTTCTGTTCTACGTCGTCGTCTACACGATGCTGCTGAAGCGCCGCACCTCGCAGAACATCGTCTGGGGTGGAATCGCCGGCTGCATGCCCGTGCTCATCGGGTGGTCCGCCGTCACGAATTCGATGTCCTGGGCCGCGGTCATTCTTTTCGCCGTCATCTTCTTCTGGACGCCGCCGCACTACTGGCCGCTGTCGATGAAGGTGAAGGACGACTACGCCCGCGTCGGCGTGCCGATGCTCCCGGTCATCGCCTCCAACCGGGTGGTGGCCCGCCAGATCGTCCTCTACAGCTGGGTGATGGTCGCGGTCTCGCTGCTGCTGACCCCGCTGGGCTACACCGGCTGGTTCTACACGGTGGTGGCCGTGCTGACCGGCGGCTTCTGGCTCTGGGAGGCGCACGGGCTGCAGCACCGGGCGAAGGCCGGCGCCACCGGCGGCAAGCTCAAGGAGATGCGGCTGTTCCACTGGTCCATCACCTATGTGTCGCTCCTCTTCGTCGCCGTGGCGGTGGACCCCTTCCTGAGGTGA
- the tkt gene encoding transketolase, whose translation MSTKPTTTDLQWTELDQRAVDTVRVLAADAVQKVGNGHPGTAMSLAPAAYTLFQKVMRHDPADADWTGRDRFVLSAGHSSLTLYIQLYLAGYGLELDDLKAFRTWGSKTPGHPEYGHTTGVETTTGPLGQGVANAVGMAMAARYERGLFDPEAAPGTSPFDHTVWVVAGDGCLQEGISAEASSLAGHQKLGNLVMLWDDNHISIEGDTETAVSEDTLKRYESYGWHVQRVEQLPSGDLDPEGLYRALRAARAETERPSFIAARSIIAWPAPNAQNTEASHGSALGEEEIAATKRVLGFDPEKTFEVSDEVIAHTRRALDRGREARAEWEKSFAAWRTGNPGRAAGFDRIAAGELPAGWEEKLPVFEEGQGVATRAASGKVLQALGGIIPELWGGSADLAGSNNTTIDKTSSFLPAGNPLPEADPYGRTIHFGIREHAMAAAMNGIALHGNTRVYGGTFLVFSDYMRNAVRLSALMHLPVTYVWTHDSIGLGEDGPTHQPVEHLASLRAIPGLNVVRPADANETATAWREILSRYTKVFGKGAPHGLALTRQGVPTYAPNDDAAKGGYVLFEAEGGAPEVVLIGTGSEVHLAVEAREELQAAGVPTRVVSMPCVEWFEEQDQAYKDSVLPPSVRARVAVEAGIGLTWYRYVGDAGRIVSLEHFGASADAKVLFREFGFTAGHVVAAARESLAAAQR comes from the coding sequence GTGAGCACCAAGCCGACCACCACAGACCTCCAGTGGACCGAATTGGACCAGCGGGCCGTGGACACCGTCCGCGTCCTCGCCGCGGATGCCGTACAGAAAGTCGGAAACGGCCACCCGGGCACGGCGATGAGCCTCGCGCCTGCCGCGTACACCCTCTTCCAGAAGGTGATGCGCCACGACCCGGCGGACGCGGACTGGACCGGCCGCGACCGGTTCGTACTCTCCGCGGGCCACTCCAGTCTGACCCTCTACATCCAGCTCTACCTCGCCGGGTACGGCCTGGAGCTGGACGACCTCAAGGCCTTCCGCACCTGGGGCTCCAAGACCCCCGGCCACCCGGAGTACGGCCACACCACCGGGGTCGAGACGACGACCGGGCCGCTGGGCCAGGGCGTCGCCAACGCCGTGGGCATGGCGATGGCCGCCCGCTACGAGCGCGGGCTGTTCGACCCGGAGGCGGCCCCCGGCACCTCCCCCTTCGATCACACCGTCTGGGTCGTCGCCGGTGACGGCTGCCTCCAGGAGGGCATCTCCGCCGAGGCGTCCTCGCTGGCCGGCCACCAGAAGCTCGGCAACCTGGTGATGCTGTGGGACGACAACCACATCTCGATCGAGGGCGACACGGAGACCGCGGTCTCCGAGGACACCCTGAAGCGGTACGAGTCCTACGGCTGGCACGTCCAGCGTGTCGAGCAGCTGCCCAGCGGCGACCTGGACCCCGAGGGCCTGTACCGCGCCCTGCGGGCGGCCCGGGCCGAGACGGAGCGCCCGTCCTTCATCGCGGCCCGCTCGATCATCGCCTGGCCCGCCCCGAACGCCCAGAACACCGAGGCCTCGCACGGCTCGGCCCTCGGCGAGGAGGAGATCGCGGCCACCAAGCGGGTGCTCGGCTTCGACCCGGAGAAGACCTTCGAGGTCTCCGACGAGGTCATCGCGCACACCCGCCGGGCGCTGGACCGCGGCCGTGAGGCCAGGGCCGAGTGGGAGAAGTCCTTCGCCGCGTGGCGCACCGGCAACCCCGGGCGCGCCGCCGGCTTCGACCGGATCGCCGCGGGTGAGCTGCCGGCCGGCTGGGAGGAGAAGCTCCCGGTCTTCGAGGAGGGCCAGGGCGTCGCGACGCGCGCCGCCTCCGGCAAGGTGCTCCAGGCGCTCGGCGGGATCATCCCCGAGCTGTGGGGCGGCTCCGCCGACCTCGCCGGCTCGAACAACACCACCATCGACAAGACGTCGTCCTTCCTCCCGGCGGGCAACCCGCTGCCGGAGGCGGACCCGTACGGCCGCACGATCCACTTCGGCATCCGCGAGCACGCCATGGCCGCGGCCATGAACGGCATCGCGCTGCACGGCAACACCCGCGTCTACGGCGGCACCTTCCTGGTGTTCTCCGACTACATGCGCAACGCCGTGCGGCTCTCCGCGCTGATGCACCTGCCGGTGACGTACGTGTGGACGCACGACTCGATCGGCCTCGGCGAGGACGGTCCGACCCACCAGCCGGTCGAGCACCTGGCCTCGCTGCGCGCGATCCCGGGCCTGAACGTGGTCCGCCCGGCCGACGCCAACGAGACGGCGACCGCCTGGCGCGAGATCCTGAGCCGGTACACCAAGGTGTTCGGCAAGGGCGCCCCGCACGGTCTGGCGCTGACCCGCCAGGGCGTGCCGACCTACGCGCCGAACGATGACGCCGCCAAGGGCGGGTACGTGCTCTTCGAGGCCGAGGGCGGCGCGCCCGAGGTCGTGCTGATCGGCACGGGCTCCGAGGTCCACCTGGCCGTGGAGGCCCGCGAGGAGCTCCAGGCGGCCGGTGTGCCGACCCGTGTGGTCTCCATGCCGTGTGTCGAGTGGTTCGAGGAGCAGGACCAGGCGTACAAGGACAGCGTGCTGCCGCCGTCGGTGAGGGCGCGGGTCGCCGTGGAGGCGGGCATCGGCCTGACCTGGTACCGCTACGTGGGCGACGCGGGCCGGATCGTCTCGCTGGAGCACTTCGGTGCCTCGGCCGACGCCAAGGTCCTCTTCCGCGAGTTCGGCTTCACGGCCGGACACGTGGTCGCCGCCGCCCGGGAATCCCTCGCCGCCGCGCAGCGCTGA
- the tal gene encoding transaldolase, which yields MTDALKRLSDEGVAIWLDDLSRKRITSGNLAELIDQSHVVGVTTNPSIFQKAISQGHGYDQQLADLAARRVTVEEAVRMITTADVRDAADVLRPVFDATGGLDGRVSIEVDPRLAHDTRATVAEAKQLAWLVDRPNTLIKIPATKSGLPAITETIGRGISVNVTLIFSLERYREVMDAYLAGLEKAKAAGLDLSRIHSVASFFVSRVDTEIDKRLDAVGGDEAKAAKGKSALANARLAYEAYEEVFAGERWAALDKARANKQRPLWASTGVKDPSLKDTLYVDDLVAPNTVNTMPEATLEAVADHGEITGDTVAGRYDQARADLAAIKKLGVDYDDVVQVLEDEGVEKFATSWNDLLKSTEAELERLAPSKG from the coding sequence ATGACAGACGCACTCAAGCGCCTCTCCGACGAGGGTGTGGCGATCTGGCTGGACGACCTCTCGCGCAAGCGGATCACCTCCGGCAACCTGGCCGAGCTGATCGACCAGAGCCACGTCGTGGGGGTCACGACCAACCCGTCGATCTTCCAGAAGGCGATCTCCCAGGGCCACGGTTACGACCAGCAGCTCGCCGACCTCGCCGCCCGCAGGGTGACCGTCGAGGAGGCGGTCCGCATGATCACGACCGCCGACGTACGCGACGCGGCCGACGTCCTGCGCCCCGTCTTCGACGCGACCGGCGGACTGGACGGCCGGGTCTCCATCGAGGTCGACCCGCGCCTGGCCCACGACACGCGGGCCACGGTCGCCGAGGCCAAGCAGCTCGCGTGGCTGGTGGACCGGCCGAACACGCTCATCAAGATCCCGGCGACGAAGTCCGGCCTGCCGGCCATCACCGAGACCATCGGGCGGGGCATCAGCGTCAACGTGACCCTGATCTTCTCGCTGGAGCGCTACCGCGAGGTCATGGACGCCTACCTGGCAGGCCTGGAGAAGGCGAAGGCCGCGGGCCTGGACCTCTCCAGGATCCACTCGGTGGCCTCGTTCTTCGTGTCCCGCGTGGACACCGAGATCGACAAGCGGCTGGACGCAGTCGGCGGCGACGAGGCGAAGGCCGCCAAGGGCAAGTCCGCCCTGGCCAACGCCCGTCTGGCCTACGAGGCGTACGAGGAGGTCTTCGCCGGTGAGCGCTGGGCCGCCCTGGACAAGGCGCGCGCCAACAAGCAGCGTCCGCTGTGGGCCTCCACCGGTGTGAAGGACCCGTCCCTCAAGGACACCCTGTACGTCGACGACCTCGTGGCCCCGAACACGGTCAACACCATGCCGGAGGCGACGCTGGAGGCCGTGGCCGACCACGGCGAGATCACCGGCGACACCGTCGCCGGACGCTACGACCAGGCCCGTGCCGACCTCGCGGCGATCAAGAAGCTCGGTGTCGACTACGACGACGTCGTGCAGGTGCTGGAGGACGAGGGCGTCGAGAAGTTCGCGACGTCCTGGAACGACCTGCTCAAGTCGACCGAGGCCGAACTCGAGCGCCTCGCTCCTTCGAAGGGCTGA
- the zwf gene encoding glucose-6-phosphate dehydrogenase, whose protein sequence is MSGVPGANPLRDAQDRRLPRIAGPSGLVIFGVTGDLSRKKLMPAVYDLANRGLLPPGFSLIGFARRDWEDEDFAQVVHDSVKEHARTPFREEVWQQLSQGMRFVQGNFDDDVAFETLRATIEELDKAQGTGGNFAFYLSVPPKFFPKVVQQLKKHGLADQKEGSWRRAVIEKPFGHDLRSAQELNQLVHDVFPPNEVFRIDHYLGKETVQNILALRFANTMWEPIWNRSYVDHVQITMAEDIGIGGRAGYYDGIGAARDVIQNHLLQLLALTAMEEPGSFHPKALVAEKLKVLTAVELPEDLGRHTVRGQYTHAWQGGQEVPGYLEEEGIDPKSKTDTFAAVKLTINNRRWAGVPFYLRTGKRLGRRVTEIAVVFKRAPYLPFESGATEELGGNALVIRVQPDEGVTVRFGSKVPGTSMEVRDVTMDFAYGESFTESSPEAYERLILDVLLGDANLFPRHQEVELSWNILDPIEQYWDKHGKPAQYPAGTWGPAEADEMLARDGRSWRRP, encoded by the coding sequence TTGTCTGGTGTTCCCGGAGCCAACCCGCTCCGTGACGCCCAGGACCGACGGCTCCCGCGTATCGCGGGGCCGTCGGGTCTGGTGATTTTCGGTGTCACGGGGGATCTGTCCCGTAAGAAGCTGATGCCGGCCGTCTACGACCTGGCCAACCGCGGCCTGCTGCCGCCGGGCTTCTCGCTCATCGGTTTCGCGCGCCGCGACTGGGAGGACGAGGACTTCGCCCAGGTCGTGCACGACTCCGTCAAGGAGCACGCCCGTACCCCGTTCCGCGAGGAGGTCTGGCAGCAGCTGAGCCAGGGCATGCGGTTCGTCCAGGGCAACTTCGACGACGACGTGGCGTTCGAGACCCTCAGGGCCACGATCGAGGAGCTCGACAAGGCGCAGGGCACGGGCGGCAACTTCGCCTTCTACCTGTCCGTGCCGCCGAAGTTCTTCCCCAAGGTCGTCCAGCAGCTCAAGAAGCACGGGCTGGCCGACCAGAAGGAAGGCAGCTGGCGGCGGGCCGTCATCGAGAAGCCGTTCGGGCACGACCTGCGCAGCGCACAGGAGCTCAACCAGCTCGTGCACGACGTGTTCCCGCCGAACGAGGTCTTCCGTATCGACCACTACCTCGGCAAGGAGACGGTCCAGAACATCCTGGCGCTGCGCTTCGCCAACACGATGTGGGAGCCGATCTGGAACAGGTCCTACGTCGACCACGTCCAGATCACGATGGCCGAGGACATCGGCATCGGCGGCCGGGCCGGCTACTACGACGGCATCGGGGCCGCGCGTGACGTCATCCAGAACCACCTGCTCCAACTGCTGGCGCTGACGGCGATGGAGGAGCCCGGCTCCTTCCACCCGAAGGCGCTGGTGGCCGAGAAGCTGAAGGTGCTCACGGCGGTGGAACTGCCCGAGGACCTCGGCAGGCACACGGTCCGGGGCCAGTACACGCACGCGTGGCAGGGCGGCCAGGAGGTGCCCGGCTACCTGGAGGAAGAGGGCATCGACCCCAAGTCGAAGACCGACACCTTCGCCGCGGTCAAGCTGACGATCAACAACCGCCGCTGGGCGGGCGTGCCGTTCTACCTGCGGACCGGCAAGCGGCTCGGCCGGCGGGTCACGGAGATCGCGGTCGTCTTCAAGCGCGCCCCCTACCTGCCCTTCGAGTCCGGTGCGACGGAGGAGCTGGGCGGCAACGCCCTGGTCATCCGGGTGCAGCCGGACGAGGGGGTGACGGTCCGGTTCGGCTCCAAGGTGCCCGGTACCTCCATGGAGGTACGGGACGTGACGATGGACTTCGCCTACGGCGAGTCCTTCACGGAGTCCAGCCCGGAGGCGTACGAGCGGCTCATCCTCGATGTGCTGCTCGGCGACGCCAACCTGTTCCCGCGCCACCAGGAGGTGGAGCTCTCCTGGAACATCCTCGACCCGATCGAGCAGTACTGGGACAAGCACGGCAAGCCCGCCCAGTACCCGGCCGGCACCTGGGGACCGGCCGAGGCCGACGAGATGCTCGCACGCGACGGACGGAGCTGGCGCCGGCCATGA
- the opcA gene encoding glucose-6-phosphate dehydrogenase assembly protein OpcA, with product MKIDLTETTSSKINQAMVSARRSIGTPAIGMVLTLVIVTDEENAYDALKAASDSSREHPSRIIAVIKRVSRSPRARRDARLDAEIRVGSDAGSGETIVLRLHGELANHAQSVVLPLLLPDAPVVLWWPQDAPADPAKDPLGALAQRRITDTYSAEHPLDELAVRAATYRPGDTDLAWTRITPWRSMLAAALDQHPAEVVSATVEGESDNPSCELLAMWLANRLGVPVERTLSGGPGLTAVRMETKDGVIVLDRADGSLATLCMAGQPDRAVALKRRETAELLAEELRRLDPDNVYASAVKFGVERLGGPAEASSVGSGQKASAPAGAGAPAAKKAAAKKAASK from the coding sequence ATGAAGATCGATCTCACGGAAACCACGTCCAGCAAGATCAACCAGGCGATGGTCTCGGCGCGCCGTTCCATCGGCACACCGGCCATCGGCATGGTGCTCACCCTCGTCATCGTCACCGACGAGGAGAACGCCTACGACGCGCTCAAGGCGGCGAGCGACTCCTCGCGCGAGCACCCCTCGCGGATCATCGCGGTGATCAAGCGGGTCAGCCGTTCGCCGCGCGCCCGGCGCGACGCCCGGCTCGACGCCGAGATCCGGGTCGGTTCCGACGCGGGCTCGGGCGAGACGATCGTGCTCCGCCTGCACGGCGAGCTGGCCAACCACGCCCAGTCGGTCGTCCTGCCGCTGCTGCTGCCGGACGCCCCGGTGGTGCTGTGGTGGCCGCAGGACGCCCCCGCGGACCCGGCGAAGGACCCGCTGGGCGCGCTCGCCCAGCGCCGTATCACCGACACCTACTCGGCCGAGCACCCGCTCGACGAGCTGGCGGTGCGGGCGGCGACGTACCGGCCGGGTGACACGGACCTGGCCTGGACCCGCATCACCCCCTGGCGCTCCATGCTGGCGGCGGCGCTCGACCAGCACCCCGCCGAGGTCGTCTCGGCCACGGTCGAGGGCGAGTCCGACAACCCGAGCTGCGAGCTGCTGGCCATGTGGCTCGCGAACCGGCTCGGCGTCCCGGTGGAGCGCACCCTGTCGGGCGGGCCCGGGCTGACGGCGGTCCGGATGGAGACGAAGGACGGTGTCATCGTCCTTGACCGGGCCGACGGATCGCTCGCCACGCTGTGCATGGCGGGCCAGCCCGACCGCGCGGTGGCGCTGAAGCGGCGCGAGACCGCCGAGCTCCTCGCGGAGGAGCTGCGGCGGCTGGACCCGGACAACGTCTACGCCTCCGCGGTGAAGTTCGGGGTGGAACGCCTCGGCGGGCCCGCCGAGGCCTCGTCCGTCGGCTCCGGGCAGAAGGCATCCGCCCCGGCGGGGGCCGGTGCCCCGGCCGCGAAGAAGGCCGCGGCCAAGAAGGCGGCGTCGAAGTGA
- the pgl gene encoding 6-phosphogluconolactonase → MSTPQLVVHRDTELMAQATAARLITRIVDAQAARGAASVVLTGGRNGNGLLAALAASPARDAIDWSRLDLWWGDERFLPEGDPERNVTQAREALLDTVGPDPSRIHAMPASDGPYADDVDAAAAAYAAELAAAAGPGDGGTVPAFDVLMLGVGPDTHVASLFPELAAVRETELTVVGVRGAPKPPPTRISLTLPAIRAAREVWLLAAGEDKAEAAGIALSGAGEVQAPAAGAYGRERTLWLLDAAAASQLPPALYPRASA, encoded by the coding sequence GTGAGTACCCCCCAGCTCGTCGTGCACCGCGACACGGAACTGATGGCCCAGGCCACGGCGGCGCGGCTGATCACCCGGATCGTGGACGCCCAGGCCGCACGCGGGGCCGCCTCGGTGGTCCTGACCGGCGGCCGCAACGGCAACGGACTGCTGGCCGCGCTCGCCGCCTCGCCCGCCCGGGACGCGATCGACTGGTCGCGGCTCGACCTGTGGTGGGGCGACGAGCGCTTCCTGCCCGAGGGCGATCCGGAGCGCAACGTCACGCAGGCCCGCGAGGCCCTGCTGGACACGGTGGGGCCGGACCCGTCCCGGATCCACGCGATGCCCGCCTCGGACGGTCCGTACGCCGATGACGTGGACGCCGCGGCGGCCGCGTACGCCGCCGAGCTGGCCGCCGCGGCCGGCCCGGGGGACGGCGGAACGGTACCGGCGTTCGACGTCCTGATGCTGGGCGTCGGCCCGGACACCCATGTCGCCTCGCTCTTCCCGGAGCTCGCGGCGGTACGGGAGACCGAGCTCACCGTCGTCGGGGTGCGCGGCGCCCCGAAGCCGCCGCCCACCCGGATCTCGCTCACGCTGCCCGCCATCCGGGCGGCGCGCGAGGTGTGGCTGCTGGCCGCGGGTGAGGACAAGGCGGAGGCGGCCGGGATCGCGCTGTCCGGCGCCGGAGAGGTCCAAGCCCCCGCGGCGGGGGCGTACGGCCGCGAGCGCACGCTGTGGCTGCTGGACGCGGCGGCCGCCTCCCAGCTGCCGCCGGCGCTGTATCCGCGGGCTTCCGCGTAG
- a CDS encoding PH domain-containing protein codes for MSTPADQEGPPWRRIHRRTVLVTALVTAGVAVGVAVPAVAALAGRSGYPAALGPALAGAVLLVGCAAAADYVRWRRTRYRVGGERVELHTGLLLAKRRSLARERIRSVDLTANPLLRVLGLVTVRIGTGEQTGGESTLELDPVDRAEGERLRRELLARVRAGRPGTHREGVLAVLDARWIRYAPVSFLAPMLGGAAAGAVMQVSEWVGVQGEVIDWVAGRFRGTSLFWTVTVLVAAALAAGFVGALGLWTEMWWNYRLEREPGGTLRVRRGLLTSRSLSVQERRLRGVDLVEPLGVRLAGAARVDAITTGLARDEKTRGADHDTLLPPTPRAFADAIAAEVLREPVAPTCAPLTAHPPAARGRRLRRALAAVLAPVSALALLGAWLTPVLLWTALGCAVVGVPLAVASALDAYRSLGHTLSGGYLVTRSGTLRRSTAALQRAGVIGWTVRQSWFQRRAGLIAVTATTAAGAGAYTVRDADASEGLLFAAEVVPGLLEPFLERGPAGAGKRTG; via the coding sequence ATGAGCACCCCCGCCGACCAGGAGGGCCCGCCGTGGCGCCGGATCCACCGGCGTACGGTCCTGGTCACCGCGCTCGTCACGGCGGGGGTGGCGGTGGGCGTCGCCGTACCGGCCGTGGCGGCCCTGGCCGGACGGTCCGGCTACCCGGCGGCCCTCGGACCGGCCCTGGCCGGGGCCGTGCTCCTCGTCGGCTGCGCCGCCGCCGCGGACTACGTACGCTGGCGGCGCACCCGCTACCGCGTCGGCGGCGAACGCGTCGAGCTGCACACCGGACTCCTGCTGGCCAAACGCCGCTCCCTGGCCCGTGAGCGGATCCGCAGCGTCGACCTCACCGCCAACCCGCTGCTGCGGGTGCTGGGCCTGGTCACCGTCCGCATCGGCACCGGCGAGCAGACCGGCGGCGAGTCCACCCTGGAACTCGACCCCGTGGACCGCGCCGAAGGCGAGCGGCTGCGCCGCGAACTCCTGGCCCGCGTCCGCGCCGGGAGGCCCGGTACCCATCGCGAGGGCGTACTGGCCGTGCTCGACGCCCGATGGATCCGCTACGCACCGGTCTCCTTCCTCGCCCCCATGCTGGGCGGCGCGGCGGCCGGCGCCGTGATGCAGGTCAGCGAGTGGGTCGGCGTCCAGGGCGAGGTCATCGACTGGGTCGCCGGCCGGTTCCGGGGCACCTCGCTGTTCTGGACGGTCACCGTCCTGGTGGCGGCGGCCCTGGCAGCCGGGTTCGTCGGGGCGCTCGGACTCTGGACCGAGATGTGGTGGAACTACCGCCTGGAACGCGAACCGGGCGGCACCCTGCGGGTGCGGCGCGGGCTGCTGACGTCACGCTCGCTGTCCGTCCAGGAGCGGCGGCTGCGGGGGGTGGACCTGGTCGAGCCCCTCGGCGTACGGCTGGCCGGGGCCGCCCGGGTGGACGCCATCACCACGGGTCTGGCCAGGGACGAGAAGACCCGGGGAGCCGACCACGACACCCTGCTGCCCCCCACGCCCCGCGCCTTCGCCGACGCGATCGCCGCCGAGGTCCTGCGGGAGCCCGTGGCGCCCACCTGCGCCCCGCTCACCGCCCACCCCCCGGCCGCCCGCGGCCGACGGCTGCGCCGGGCCCTCGCGGCGGTCCTGGCCCCGGTGTCGGCCCTCGCGCTCCTGGGGGCCTGGCTGACGCCCGTACTGCTGTGGACCGCGCTCGGCTGCGCCGTCGTGGGCGTGCCGCTCGCGGTGGCGTCGGCACTGGACGCCTACCGGTCGCTGGGGCACACGCTGAGCGGCGGGTACCTGGTGACCCGCTCCGGGACGCTGCGGCGTTCCACGGCCGCCCTCCAGCGCGCCGGGGTGATCGGCTGGACGGTCCGGCAGTCCTGGTTCCAGCGCCGGGCGGGCCTGATCGCCGTCACCGCCACCACGGCCGCCGGGGCGGGCGCCTACACGGTGCGGGACGCGGACGCGAGCGAGGGGCTGCTCTTCGCGGCGGAGGTCGTCCCGGGGCTGCTGGAGCCCTTCCTGGAGCGGGGGCCGGCCGGCGCCGGTAAGCGGACGGGGTGA
- a CDS encoding PH domain-containing protein, whose protein sequence is MERGEGTVRLRPPRHAPARRAVGWWRARCLLLTAAPVAVPAVLGAFVEPAGWLLVPAAVLAAAGLAVAVLFPLWWFRVHRWEVTDEAVYVRTGVVLREWRIAPMSRIQTVDTVRGPLEQLFGLATLTVTTASAKGALKIEGLGHETAADLAERLTRITQDTPGDAT, encoded by the coding sequence GTGGAGAGGGGGGAGGGGACGGTACGGCTCCGGCCGCCGCGCCACGCACCGGCCCGGCGGGCCGTCGGCTGGTGGCGGGCCCGGTGCCTGCTGCTGACGGCGGCCCCGGTGGCCGTGCCGGCCGTCCTGGGCGCGTTCGTCGAGCCCGCCGGGTGGCTGCTGGTGCCCGCCGCCGTGCTGGCCGCCGCCGGGCTGGCGGTGGCCGTCCTCTTCCCCCTCTGGTGGTTCCGCGTCCACCGCTGGGAGGTCACCGACGAGGCGGTCTACGTACGGACCGGGGTCGTCCTGCGGGAGTGGCGGATCGCGCCGATGTCCCGCATCCAGACCGTGGACACCGTGCGCGGCCCGCTGGAGCAGCTCTTCGGCCTGGCCACCCTCACCGTCACGACCGCCTCCGCCAAGGGCGCCCTGAAGATCGAGGGCCTCGGCCACGAGACGGCCGCCGACCTCGCCGAACGGCTCACCCGGATCACCCAGGACACCCCCGGCGACGCCACATGA